The region CCCTCGGTTGACCCCTTTTGCCTTCAATTGAAGCTATCAAAGCGGTTTCTTCTCCACAAACAAAAGCTCCTGCTCCTATTCTTATCTCAATATCAAAGCCAAAATTGCTATCCATTATATTTTCGCCAAGAAAACCGTATTCTTTTGCCTGAGATATTGCTGCATTTAGTCTCTCAATAGCGAGCGGGTATTCCGCACGAACATATATGTATCCTTGATTTGCTCCTATTGCATAACCAGCTATCGCCATTGCCTCGAGGATTGTGTGGGGGTCACCTTCAAGCACAGATCGATCCATGAACGCTCCTGGATCTCCCTCGTCTGCGTTGCAGATGATATATTTTTTCTCTCCTTTTGACTTTCTGGTGAGTTCCCATTTGAGTCCGGTTGGAAAGCCTGCACCACCTCTACCACGGAGCCCACTCTTTTTTACTTCCTCAACAACCTGGTCCGGACTCATATGCTTTAAAACTTTTGCCAGAGCAAAATAGCCATCCCTGGCTATATACTCCTCTATGTTCATAGGATCTATGTATCCGACATTTCGTGTAGCAATTTTCACCTGTCTTGCAAAAAAAGGCAGCTTTTCGACGGCCTCCGGTACTGTTTCACCTGTAGGCATCTTGTAAAGATGTTCTTTGACAATTCTTCCTTTCAAAATGTGTTCCTCTACAATTCTCCTGGCTGCCTGAGGCGTCAATTTTTGATAAAATACGCCTTCAGGATAAATAACCATCAATGGACCAAGGCTGCACGCACCCATGCACCCGGTTTCAACAACCCTAACAACCTCGCTCAACGCATACTTCTCTATCTCACTTTCAAGAGCCTGCTTGACACTTTCCTCACCAGCGGAGATACAAGCTCCTCCTGCACAAATAAGTACTGTGGTTGCAGTCAACGGCACTCAGATCACCTCTTCTTATATTTCCCCTTTTCTAACCAAAAGATCTGTCACGACTTGATTTGACATTATATGAAGCTTGACGATTCTCTTGGCATTCTCTGAATTGACATGTCCATAAACAACTGGCTCCTGACCCTCAATCCTCACTTCAACGGTTGGTTCTACTTCACAAAGTCCCATGCATCCAGATTGAACAACTGCTATGTCATTAATGTTATTCTCATCAAGCGCTTCGACGATCGCTTTCAGAGTATCTTTTGCTCCAGCTGCAATTCCACATGTTCCCATTGCCACTGTGATTTTTCCTCTTTTGCCTGCATCTCTGAGCTGAAGTTCTTTTATTGCTTTTTCTTTGATCTTCATAAGTTCTTCAAGAGATTTTATTTTGCTCATCTATTTGTTCACCTCCCTGTATTTTTCAATAATCCTCGGAACCATGTCTGGCTTGACTCTTCCATAGAAATCTTTTTCACCGACAAGTACCACCGGAGCCATACTGCAAGCTCCAAGGCATCTGACTGCATGTACTGAGAACTGACCATCTTTGGTTGGCTCTTCAGCTGAAGTAGCAAGTTCTTCAAGAAATCTTTCAAATATTCTGTCTGCGCCCTTTACGTAACAGGCAGTGCCAAGGCAAACTTTGACCTGCACCT is a window of Pseudothermotoga elfii DSM 9442 = NBRC 107921 DNA encoding:
- the nuoF gene encoding NADH-quinone oxidoreductase subunit NuoF; its protein translation is MPLTATTVLICAGGACISAGEESVKQALESEIEKYALSEVVRVVETGCMGACSLGPLMVIYPEGVFYQKLTPQAARRIVEEHILKGRIVKEHLYKMPTGETVPEAVEKLPFFARQVKIATRNVGYIDPMNIEEYIARDGYFALAKVLKHMSPDQVVEEVKKSGLRGRGGAGFPTGLKWELTRKSKGEKKYIICNADEGDPGAFMDRSVLEGDPHTILEAMAIAGYAIGANQGYIYVRAEYPLAIERLNAAISQAKEYGFLGENIMDSNFGFDIEIRIGAGAFVCGEETALIASIEGKRGQPRVKPPYPAQSGVWGCPTVINNVETLACIPPIIIKGADWFRSIGTEKSPGTKVFALAGKITNTGLVEVPMGITLKELLYEIGGGSSTGKKIKAVQTGGPSGGCIPSDYFDTPVDYESLQKLGAIMGSGGMIVMDEDDCMVDVARFFLEFTVDESCGKCTPCREGTKQMLKILDKITSGEGTERDLEELERLANVIKDTSLCGLGQTAPNPVLSTLQYYRDEYEAHVKEKRCPALKCKNLIRYVIDSAKCVGCTACARVCPVNAISGEVRKTHVIDNDICIRCGSCIEVCRFGAISKVSP
- a CDS encoding (2Fe-2S) ferredoxin domain-containing protein, encoding MSKIKSLEELMKIKEKAIKELQLRDAGKRGKITVAMGTCGIAAGAKDTLKAIVEALDENNINDIAVVQSGCMGLCEVEPTVEVRIEGQEPVVYGHVNSENAKRIVKLHIMSNQVVTDLLVRKGEI
- a CDS encoding NADH-quinone oxidoreductase subunit NuoE family protein is translated as MPDTCTTGERLFKELDEYIASTGAKPDKLISVLQKAQELFGYLSPEVQNHIAEMLKIPVSQVYGVVTFYNFFSTRPKGKVQVKVCLGTACYVKGADRIFERFLEELATSAEEPTKDGQFSVHAVRCLGACSMAPVVLVGEKDFYGRVKPDMVPRIIEKYREVNK